TTTTCAGTAAACTGCTCACAGAGCCAAGAGGGCACATAGACTGGGTAGATGTCTCTCCTTATATGCTGGATCTGGCGAAGAGGTACATAGGGGACGATAAGTATAAAGGACGAGAAGAAGTAATAAGTTTTATCAAAAGTGATATTTTAGAATATATACGCGGTTTAGAAGATGGAAAGCTGGATATTGCCATAATGAAATACACTATTGATCATATAGAAAATATAGAAGGCTTGTTTAAATTACTTTCCAGTAAATTAAAGCCAGGCGGTAAATTAGTATCTACTATCGGAAGCACGAGTCCAGAGCTAAAAAGTTATTCTACTAATGCGCGGTTTCTGTACAATGGAGAACCATTTCCGGATGATGAAGTGCGCGTGTTGAAAGATGGAGATAACTTTACGGTTAAATTTTTTAAAGTGTCCGGCGACCCTAACGCCGGTTATCTTGAAGGAGCTGAGACTGTGAAATACTTTCACTCTGCCGATAAGTTTAGAGAGTTGGCTGATACTTTCGGTTTTAATATTTATTTGGGAGATTGGAAAGGGCTTATTGACGAGAAAGATCAAGATGGTGAAAAAATGGATCAGGCTATTCTAATTTTAACAAAGAAATAATAACCACCATGCAAACG
This region of Patescibacteria group bacterium genomic DNA includes:
- a CDS encoding class I SAM-dependent methyltransferase, which gives rise to VMNNNEMPQQEKQQKELEMYFSPEVALKFAELEQNDKNFRVARIADRVLMKETKDFNNPVYAAELGGGAHPDRYHDFFSKLLTEPRGHIDWVDVSPYMLDLAKRYIGDDKYKGREEVISFIKSDILEYIRGLEDGKLDIAIMKYTIDHIENIEGLFKLLSSKLKPGGKLVSTIGSTSPELKSYSTNARFLYNGEPFPDDEVRVLKDGDNFTVKFFKVSGDPNAGYLEGAETVKYFHSADKFRELADTFGFNIYLGDWKGLIDEKDQDGEKMDQAILILTKK